From the genome of Streptomyces sp. NBC_00659, one region includes:
- a CDS encoding DUF6207 family protein: MPYMDPVNETHVGWPGLGVADVAAADDTAPAFPAAARRRRPAGCQRDCRRSPAGTFRVADGAATPRMLPQTDSSGSSFSRVSRPSRPVQRRCPGRTARCRRWSRLNRPAPEIA, translated from the coding sequence ATGCCGTACATGGACCCGGTCAACGAGACGCACGTAGGCTGGCCGGGCCTGGGCGTCGCCGACGTCGCGGCCGCCGACGACACAGCGCCCGCCTTCCCAGCAGCTGCTCGCCGCCGGAGGCCCGCAGGCTGTCAGAGGGACTGCCGTCGATCCCCGGCAGGTACGTTTCGGGTGGCGGATGGTGCCGCTACGCCGCGGATGTTGCCGCAGACCGACTCGTCTGGCTCGTCGTTCAGTCGGGTGTCTCGGCCGAGTCGGCCGGTTCAACGTCGTTGCCCAGGGCGGACCGCTCGATGTCGTCGTTGGTCACGGCTCAATCGGCCAGCGCCAGAAATCGCCTGA
- a CDS encoding TerC family protein — MDVSFDVWALTIAALCLLIGADFFIGRKPHDVSFKEAGIWSLVWVTLATVFGLGLLVFSGTGPAGEFFAGYITEKSLSVDNLFVFVLIMAKFAVPSQYQQRVLMVGVLVALVLRAIFIALGAAMISTFSWVFYVFGAFLIWTAWKLLQDARTGHDVEEYEESKLLKAVERHFGVADRYHGTKLWVRQNGRRVMTPMLVVMLAIGSTDLLFALDSIPAIYGLTEEPYIVFTANAFALMGLRQLYFLIGGLLKRLVHLTYGLAIILGFIGVKLVLHALHESGVPVPVIGIPFSLAFIFLVLAVTTFTSLRASKKEDRADGRP, encoded by the coding sequence ATGGACGTCTCCTTTGACGTGTGGGCGCTGACCATCGCGGCCCTGTGCCTTCTCATCGGCGCGGACTTCTTCATCGGACGCAAACCCCACGACGTCTCCTTCAAGGAAGCCGGCATCTGGAGCCTGGTCTGGGTCACCCTGGCCACGGTGTTCGGCCTCGGGCTGCTGGTCTTCTCGGGGACCGGTCCTGCGGGGGAATTCTTCGCCGGATACATCACGGAGAAGTCCCTCAGCGTCGACAACCTCTTCGTGTTCGTCCTGATCATGGCGAAATTCGCCGTGCCCTCCCAGTACCAGCAGCGCGTCCTGATGGTCGGTGTGCTCGTGGCACTGGTCCTGCGCGCGATCTTCATCGCGCTCGGCGCCGCGATGATCTCGACGTTCTCCTGGGTCTTCTACGTCTTCGGGGCGTTCCTGATCTGGACCGCGTGGAAGCTGCTCCAGGACGCCCGTACGGGCCACGACGTCGAGGAGTACGAGGAGAGCAAGCTGCTCAAGGCCGTCGAACGGCACTTCGGGGTGGCCGACCGCTACCACGGCACCAAGCTGTGGGTCCGGCAGAACGGCAGACGCGTGATGACCCCGATGCTGGTGGTCATGCTGGCGATCGGCTCCACGGACCTGCTGTTCGCGCTGGACTCCATCCCGGCCATCTACGGACTGACCGAGGAGCCGTACATCGTCTTCACAGCCAACGCGTTCGCCCTGATGGGCCTGCGCCAGCTGTACTTCCTCATCGGCGGCCTGCTCAAGAGGCTCGTCCACCTCACGTACGGGCTGGCGATCATCCTCGGCTTCATCGGCGTCAAACTGGTGCTGCACGCTCTGCACGAGTCCGGGGTACCGGTCCCCGTGATCGGCATCCCCTTCTCGCTCGCCTTCATCTTCCTGGTGCTCGCGGTGACGACCTTCACCAGCCTGCGGGCCTCGAAGAAGGAGGATCGAGCCGACGGCAGGCCCTGA